Proteins encoded in a region of the Sphingomonas sp. HMP9 genome:
- the pbpC gene encoding penicillin-binding protein 1C, with product MKQRAALAGLLVLILAAIGFDWATAPPPLPGYAQVRAAWKPSEAWLYDRHRVLIDSARVNFAARRLAWVPLGDIAPVVPASVVAAEDARFRSHGGIDWLAILGSIRARTNGARGRGASTLSMQVAAFLSPTLATPGARGWRDKLRQMRAARALEMTWSKDQILEAYLNLAPFRGEAQGIGAAALSLFGKTPAAMARDDALLLTALLPDPQAPAPRIAARACRLGGAAGDCGRLASEAASMLGPVRTLALDPGLAPHLADRLLTKPGLRITTTLDAALQRRVAAALRRQLLGLGGSRARDGAAVVIDNASGDVLAYVGGIGGASTAPAVDAANAYRQAGSTLKPFLYAQAIERGYLTPASVLDDSPVQLDTASGLYVPQNYDRGFKGRVSVRSALAGSLNVPAVRTLLLVGVEPFRDRLWDTGYRGLVEDGDYYGFSLALGSAEVTLLEQANAYRSLANGGRWSPLRITADAPRIAARPVTTHAAAWIVADMMADPNARAATFGLDSALRLPFWTAVKTGTSKGMRDNWCVGFSDRYTVAVWVGNVEGDPMRAVSGTSGAAPVWRDVMLALGRDDERGPPMPPGVERRRIAFADAIEQPRTEYFLRGTGQSLIAAAPATARRARIINPASGSVYAIDPDIPADRQRLAIETTGDVRAHHVFLDNRDLGPAAQQLLFFAPPGRHRLRLVDQASRITDQVIVTIR from the coding sequence ATGAAGCAGCGCGCGGCGCTGGCCGGACTGCTGGTGCTGATCCTCGCAGCGATCGGGTTCGACTGGGCGACGGCCCCGCCGCCCTTGCCGGGCTATGCGCAGGTCCGTGCGGCGTGGAAGCCATCGGAGGCGTGGCTGTACGACCGCCACCGCGTGCTGATCGATAGCGCGCGCGTCAACTTCGCGGCGCGGCGGCTGGCGTGGGTGCCTTTGGGTGACATCGCCCCCGTCGTTCCCGCGAGCGTCGTGGCAGCGGAGGATGCCCGGTTTCGCAGCCATGGCGGCATCGACTGGTTGGCGATCCTGGGCTCGATCCGCGCGCGGACGAACGGCGCGCGGGGCAGGGGCGCCAGCACGCTTTCGATGCAAGTCGCGGCGTTCCTGTCACCGACGCTGGCGACGCCCGGCGCGCGAGGCTGGCGCGACAAGCTCCGCCAGATGCGCGCGGCACGAGCGCTGGAGATGACCTGGAGCAAGGACCAGATCCTCGAGGCGTATCTCAACCTCGCCCCGTTCCGCGGCGAGGCGCAGGGGATCGGCGCAGCGGCGTTGTCGCTGTTCGGCAAGACCCCGGCGGCGATGGCGCGCGACGACGCGCTACTGCTGACCGCACTGCTTCCCGACCCCCAGGCGCCCGCCCCGCGCATCGCGGCGCGAGCCTGCCGACTGGGCGGCGCTGCGGGGGATTGCGGGCGGTTGGCCAGCGAAGCGGCCTCCATGCTCGGCCCGGTGCGAACCCTGGCGCTCGACCCAGGCCTCGCGCCGCATCTCGCCGATCGCTTGCTGACCAAACCCGGCCTGCGGATCACCACCACGCTCGATGCCGCGCTCCAGCGGCGGGTCGCGGCCGCGCTGCGGCGCCAGTTGCTCGGTCTCGGCGGATCGCGCGCGCGAGACGGGGCCGCCGTGGTGATCGACAATGCGAGCGGCGACGTCCTGGCCTATGTCGGCGGGATCGGCGGCGCGTCCACCGCCCCCGCGGTCGACGCCGCCAACGCCTATCGCCAGGCCGGATCGACGCTCAAACCGTTCCTTTACGCGCAGGCGATCGAGCGCGGATACCTGACGCCGGCGTCGGTGCTCGACGATTCGCCCGTGCAGCTCGATACCGCGTCGGGACTCTACGTGCCGCAGAATTACGATCGCGGGTTCAAGGGCCGCGTGTCGGTGCGCAGTGCGTTGGCGGGGTCGCTCAACGTCCCTGCGGTGCGAACGCTGTTACTGGTCGGGGTCGAGCCGTTTCGCGACCGTCTCTGGGATACGGGGTATCGGGGCCTCGTCGAGGACGGCGATTATTACGGCTTCAGCCTCGCACTCGGATCGGCCGAGGTGACGCTGCTCGAACAAGCGAACGCGTACCGGTCGCTCGCGAACGGGGGGCGCTGGTCCCCGCTGCGTATCACTGCCGATGCCCCTCGCATTGCCGCCCGCCCGGTCACGACGCACGCCGCCGCCTGGATCGTCGCCGACATGATGGCCGACCCCAATGCCCGTGCCGCGACCTTCGGTCTGGATTCGGCGCTGCGCCTGCCATTCTGGACCGCGGTGAAGACCGGCACGTCGAAGGGCATGCGCGACAATTGGTGCGTCGGTTTCTCGGATCGCTACACCGTCGCCGTCTGGGTCGGTAACGTCGAGGGCGATCCCATGCGCGCGGTCTCGGGTACCAGCGGTGCGGCTCCGGTCTGGCGCGACGTGATGCTGGCGCTCGGACGCGACGACGAGCGTGGCCCGCCAATGCCCCCCGGCGTCGAACGCCGCCGCATCGCCTTTGCCGACGCGATCGAGCAGCCCCGCACCGAATATTTTCTGCGCGGCACCGGGCAGTCGTTGATCGCCGCAGCCCCCGCCACCGCACGCCGCGCCCGCATCATCAACCCCGCCTCGGGCAGCGTCTACGCGATCGACCCCGACATCCCCGCCGACCGCCAGCGCCTCGCGATCGAGACCACCGGCGACGTCCGCGCCCATCATGTCTTCCTCGACAACCGGGACCTCGGCCCCGCCGCACAGCAACTGCTGTTCTTCGCCCCGCCTGGCCGCCACCGCCTTCGCCTCGTCGACCAAGCCAGTCGCATCACGGATCAGGTGATCGTCACGATCCGCTGA
- a CDS encoding phosphoenolpyruvate carboxykinase: MSNERIPAVGLSAQGIETRASLHWNLVTAQLVEAALERGEGTLSADGPLVVETGAHTGRSAQDKFIVRDAETEATVWWGKSNKGMEPAHFAALKEDFFAVLAQKDELFVQDLYGGSQADHRVDVRVVTELAWHNLFIRTMLVRPEQAALKNFVADYTIVDLPSFRADPARHGCRSETVIAVNFTDKLILIGGTKYAGEMKKSVFGLLNYLLPPTGVMPMHCSANMGANGDTAVFFGLSGTGKTTLSADASRTLIGDDEHGWSDTAVFNFEGGCYAKMIRLSADAEPEIFATTKRFGTVLENVVMDPATRLLDLDDHTLAENSRGAYPIDFIPNGSAENMGPVPRNIVMLTADAYGVLPPIAKLTPDQAMYHFLSGYTARVAGTEIGVTEPDATFSTCFGAPFMPRHPSVYGNLLKERIAKGGVDCWLVNTGWTGGKYGVGNRMPIKATRALLNAALDGSLNDAEFRTDPNFGFQVPISVPGVDSAILDPRTTWADTDAYDTTAAKLVDLFVENFAQFAEHVDEGVRQAAPKVREPA, from the coding sequence ATGTCGAACGAGCGAATTCCGGCCGTCGGCCTATCCGCGCAGGGGATCGAAACCCGCGCCAGTCTGCATTGGAACCTGGTTACCGCACAGCTCGTCGAGGCGGCGCTGGAGCGTGGCGAGGGAACGTTGTCTGCCGATGGTCCGCTGGTCGTCGAGACGGGCGCGCATACCGGCCGATCAGCGCAGGACAAGTTCATCGTCCGGGACGCGGAGACTGAGGCGACGGTCTGGTGGGGCAAGAGCAACAAGGGGATGGAGCCTGCGCATTTCGCCGCGCTGAAGGAGGATTTCTTTGCGGTGCTGGCGCAGAAGGATGAACTGTTCGTACAGGATCTGTACGGCGGATCGCAGGCCGATCACCGCGTCGATGTCCGCGTCGTCACCGAACTCGCGTGGCACAATCTGTTCATCCGGACGATGCTTGTGCGGCCCGAACAGGCGGCGCTGAAGAACTTCGTCGCGGACTATACGATCGTCGACTTGCCAAGCTTCCGCGCTGATCCCGCGCGCCACGGTTGCCGCAGCGAGACGGTGATCGCGGTCAACTTCACCGACAAGCTCATCCTGATCGGCGGCACGAAATATGCCGGCGAGATGAAGAAATCGGTGTTCGGCCTGCTCAACTATCTGCTGCCGCCGACCGGCGTGATGCCAATGCACTGCTCGGCCAACATGGGCGCGAACGGCGATACAGCGGTGTTCTTCGGGCTGTCGGGGACGGGCAAGACGACGCTGTCGGCCGATGCGAGCCGAACGCTGATCGGCGACGACGAGCATGGCTGGTCGGACACTGCGGTCTTCAATTTCGAGGGCGGCTGCTATGCCAAGATGATCCGCCTGTCCGCCGATGCCGAGCCGGAGATCTTCGCGACGACCAAGCGGTTCGGGACAGTGCTCGAGAACGTCGTCATGGACCCGGCAACTCGGCTGCTCGATCTCGACGACCATACGCTGGCCGAGAACAGTCGCGGCGCGTATCCGATCGACTTCATCCCCAATGGCTCGGCCGAGAATATGGGGCCGGTACCGCGCAACATCGTCATGCTGACCGCGGATGCGTATGGCGTGCTGCCGCCGATCGCCAAGCTGACGCCCGATCAGGCGATGTATCACTTTCTGTCGGGCTACACCGCGCGCGTTGCGGGGACCGAGATCGGTGTGACCGAGCCAGACGCGACCTTCTCGACCTGTTTCGGCGCGCCGTTCATGCCGCGCCACCCGTCGGTCTATGGCAATCTGCTGAAGGAACGGATCGCCAAGGGCGGGGTGGATTGCTGGCTGGTCAACACCGGCTGGACCGGCGGCAAATACGGCGTCGGCAACCGTATGCCGATCAAGGCGACGCGGGCTTTGCTGAACGCTGCGCTCGACGGCAGCCTGAACGATGCCGAGTTCCGGACCGATCCGAATTTCGGGTTCCAGGTGCCGATCAGCGTGCCGGGTGTCGACAGCGCAATCCTCGACCCGCGGACGACTTGGGCGGATACGGACGCGTATGACACGACGGCTGCCAAGCTCGTCGACCTGTTCGTAGAGAATTTCGCGCAGTTCGCCGAGCACGTCGATGAAGGCGTCCGGCAGGCTGCGCCGAAGGTACGCGAGCCGGCGTAG
- a CDS encoding NfeD family protein, translating into MDALGGVGGAAGAWLIAALVLGIAELAVPGVFLVFLAIAAAVTGVAVFVLPDLPVAAQLAAFAVWSAVTVLIGKRWYRDYPVEGGDPMLNDRSARLVGQVVVVETALIGGHGRVLVGDGSWPARGDDASVGARVRITAVVDGAVVVEPLPPSS; encoded by the coding sequence ATGGACGCACTCGGCGGAGTCGGCGGAGCGGCTGGCGCGTGGTTGATCGCCGCGCTGGTGCTGGGGATCGCGGAGCTGGCAGTCCCGGGAGTCTTCCTGGTGTTCCTCGCGATCGCCGCCGCGGTGACCGGGGTAGCGGTGTTCGTACTGCCGGACCTGCCCGTGGCCGCGCAACTGGCGGCGTTCGCCGTGTGGAGCGCGGTGACCGTGCTCATCGGCAAGCGCTGGTATCGCGACTACCCGGTCGAGGGGGGCGATCCGATGTTGAACGATCGCTCGGCGCGGCTGGTAGGGCAAGTGGTGGTGGTAGAAACGGCCCTAATCGGCGGACACGGCCGCGTGCTGGTCGGCGACGGGAGTTGGCCGGCGCGCGGCGACGATGCGTCGGTCGGGGCTCGCGTTCGAATCACCGCCGTGGTCGACGGTGCGGTCGTGGTCGAGCCCCTACCCCCGTCATCCTGA
- a CDS encoding SPFH domain-containing protein, translating to MGLIAAALLLALVLLYLFTSIKIVHQGYQYTIEHFGRFTTVARPGFNFYPAFFYRVGRKVNMMEQVIDIPGQEIITKDNAMISTDGVVFFQVLDSAKAAYEVSDLYQALLQLTTTNLRTVMGSMDLDETLSKRDEINARLLNVVDHATTPWGVKITRVEIKDIRPPADIVNAMGRQMKAEREKRANILDAEGSRASEILRAEGQKQARILESEGRKESAFRDAEARERAAVAEASATRAVSQAIEEGGAQAINYFIAQKYVEAIGKFATSPNAKTILFPVEATQLMGTLGGIGELAKDALRDAVASPPAPKPASRGPFELSKSTEVPKS from the coding sequence ATGGGCTTAATCGCTGCCGCGCTCTTGCTGGCGCTGGTGCTGCTGTACCTCTTCACGAGCATCAAGATCGTCCACCAGGGCTATCAATACACGATCGAGCATTTCGGCCGCTTCACGACGGTCGCCCGTCCCGGCTTCAACTTCTACCCGGCGTTCTTCTACCGCGTGGGGCGGAAGGTGAACATGATGGAGCAAGTGATCGACATCCCCGGCCAGGAGATCATCACCAAGGACAATGCGATGATCTCGACCGACGGGGTCGTGTTCTTCCAGGTGCTCGACTCGGCCAAAGCGGCGTACGAGGTGTCGGACCTGTACCAGGCGCTGCTGCAGCTCACGACGACCAATTTACGCACGGTGATGGGATCGATGGACCTCGATGAGACGCTGTCGAAGCGCGACGAGATCAATGCGCGGCTGCTCAACGTGGTCGATCATGCGACGACGCCGTGGGGGGTGAAGATCACGCGAGTCGAGATCAAGGACATCCGTCCGCCCGCCGATATCGTCAACGCGATGGGCCGGCAGATGAAGGCGGAGCGCGAGAAGCGCGCGAACATCCTTGATGCCGAGGGCTCGCGCGCGTCGGAGATCCTGCGCGCCGAGGGGCAGAAGCAGGCGCGCATTCTCGAGTCGGAGGGGCGCAAGGAATCGGCGTTCCGTGACGCCGAGGCGCGCGAGCGGGCTGCCGTTGCCGAAGCGTCGGCGACGCGCGCGGTGTCGCAGGCGATCGAGGAGGGTGGCGCGCAGGCGATCAATTACTTCATCGCGCAGAAATATGTCGAGGCGATCGGCAAGTTCGCGACCTCGCCCAACGCGAAGACGATCCTGTTTCCGGTCGAGGCGACTCAGCTGATGGGGACGCTAGGCGGCATCGGCGAGCTGGCGAAGGATGCGTTGCGCGATGCGGTCGCATCGCCGCCGGCGCCTAAGCCTGCATCCCGTGGGCCGTTCGAGCTGTCCAAGTCGACCGAGGTTCCGAAAAGCTGA
- the guaB gene encoding IMP dehydrogenase — MDIRLGLTFDDVLLYPGESDVLPSQADTRTQVTRGIALNIPILSSAMDTVTEADMAIVMAQLGGIGVLHRNLTVEEQVVAVRQVKRFESGMVVNPITIKPTATLGEAQALMSGHRISGIPVVEADGKLVGILTNRDVRFAGNPQQPVSELMTHENLATVSTEVGKEEARRLLHARRIEKLLVVDAQYRCVGLITVKDIEKAVMFPDATKDEAGRLRVAAATTVGDKGFDRTEQLVDAGCDLIVIDTAHGHNRDVGRAVERVKKLSNSVQVVAGNVATGEATRALIGAGADGIKVGIGPGSICTTRVVAGVGVPQLTAVMDCAEVGHKAGVPVIADGGIRTSGDMAKALAAGASTVMIGSLLAGTDEAPGETFLYQGRAYKSYRGMGSVGAMGRGSADRYFQGDIKDQLKLVPEGIEGQVAYKGPAKDVIHQLVGGIKAAMGYTGSATISDLQARAEFVQITGAGLMESHVHDVTITREAPNYPTR, encoded by the coding sequence ATGGATATCCGCCTCGGCCTCACTTTCGACGACGTCCTCCTGTATCCGGGGGAATCGGACGTGCTGCCAAGCCAGGCCGATACCCGCACGCAGGTGACGCGCGGCATCGCGCTCAACATCCCGATCCTCTCGTCGGCGATGGACACCGTCACCGAAGCGGACATGGCGATCGTCATGGCGCAGCTCGGCGGCATCGGCGTGCTCCACCGCAACCTGACGGTCGAGGAACAGGTCGTCGCGGTGCGCCAGGTCAAGCGGTTCGAATCCGGGATGGTAGTCAACCCGATCACGATCAAGCCGACCGCGACTCTCGGCGAGGCGCAGGCGCTCATGTCGGGCCACCGGATCAGCGGCATCCCCGTGGTGGAAGCGGACGGTAAGCTCGTCGGCATCCTCACCAACCGCGACGTGCGCTTTGCGGGCAACCCACAGCAGCCGGTTAGCGAGCTGATGACGCACGAGAACCTCGCCACCGTCTCGACCGAAGTCGGCAAGGAAGAAGCACGCCGCCTGCTCCACGCGCGTCGCATCGAGAAGCTGCTGGTGGTCGACGCACAGTATCGCTGCGTCGGGCTGATCACCGTCAAGGACATCGAGAAGGCGGTGATGTTCCCCGATGCGACCAAGGACGAGGCGGGCCGCCTCCGCGTGGCGGCGGCGACGACGGTCGGCGACAAGGGCTTCGACCGGACCGAACAGTTGGTCGATGCCGGCTGCGACCTGATCGTGATCGACACCGCGCACGGCCACAACCGCGACGTCGGCCGCGCGGTCGAGCGCGTGAAGAAGTTGTCGAACTCGGTCCAGGTCGTCGCGGGCAACGTCGCGACCGGCGAGGCGACGCGCGCGCTCATCGGCGCGGGCGCGGACGGGATCAAGGTCGGCATCGGGCCGGGCTCGATCTGCACGACACGCGTCGTCGCAGGCGTCGGCGTGCCGCAGCTGACCGCGGTGATGGATTGCGCCGAGGTGGGCCACAAAGCTGGCGTGCCGGTGATCGCCGATGGCGGCATCCGCACGTCGGGCGACATGGCCAAGGCGCTGGCCGCCGGCGCGTCGACCGTCATGATCGGCTCGCTGCTTGCCGGGACCGACGAGGCACCGGGCGAGACCTTCCTGTACCAGGGGCGTGCGTACAAGTCGTATCGCGGCATGGGCTCGGTCGGCGCGATGGGCCGCGGGTCTGCGGATCGCTATTTCCAGGGCGATATCAAGGATCAGCTGAAGCTCGTGCCCGAGGGCATTGAGGGTCAGGTCGCGTATAAGGGCCCGGCGAAGGACGTGATCCATCAGCTCGTCGGCGGGATCAAGGCGGCGATGGGGTATACCGGCTCGGCGACGATTTCGGATCTTCAGGCACGCGCGGAGTTCGTGCAGATCACCGGCGCGGGGCTCATGGAGAGCCATGTCCACGACGTCACGATCACGCGGGAAGCGCCGAACTACCCGACTCGGTAA
- a CDS encoding RsmB/NOP family class I SAM-dependent RNA methyltransferase, with protein MTPPARTQAAIELLDQIIAAARESGAAADTLIARYFQTRRYAGSKDRRAVRELVYAAIRKAGDRPETGRAAMLLVADADPDLSATFDGSTHAPAAIGKDEPRARAGVAPQWLSKALRASGLDGAALTDLAGRATLDLRVNTLTSDRETILAALPEAEATPHAPDGIRLPTGTNVEALPLFNEGALEVQDEGSQIVGLAMQAKPGERIVDLCAGAGGKTLALAATMANQGVILACDTDRNRLSRLAPRATRAGATIVESRLLNPTREIEALSEWAGRADGVLVDAPCSGTGTWRRNPEARWRLTPDRVSRLQSTQQQVLSVAATLVKPGGALVYIVCSLLDAEGTDQVTWFLNAHPGWTTEPVSLPAGAKHGHGVRLEPGRDGTDGFFVARLRAAC; from the coding sequence GTGACGCCTCCCGCACGCACCCAGGCCGCGATCGAACTCCTCGACCAGATCATCGCCGCCGCGCGCGAGTCCGGCGCCGCCGCCGACACGCTGATCGCGCGCTATTTCCAGACCCGCCGCTACGCCGGCTCGAAGGATCGCCGCGCGGTCCGCGAGCTCGTCTATGCCGCGATCCGCAAGGCCGGCGACCGCCCCGAAACCGGGCGCGCCGCGATGCTGCTCGTCGCCGACGCCGACCCCGACCTTTCCGCCACCTTCGACGGATCGACGCACGCCCCCGCAGCGATCGGCAAGGACGAACCCCGCGCCCGCGCCGGTGTCGCGCCGCAGTGGCTCAGCAAGGCGCTGCGCGCGTCAGGCCTGGACGGCGCCGCGCTGACCGATCTCGCCGGCCGCGCCACGCTCGACCTGCGCGTCAACACGCTGACCTCGGACCGCGAAACCATACTCGCCGCACTGCCCGAGGCCGAAGCCACGCCGCATGCCCCCGACGGCATCCGCCTGCCCACCGGCACCAATGTCGAGGCACTGCCGCTCTTCAACGAAGGCGCGCTCGAGGTGCAGGACGAGGGCAGCCAGATCGTCGGCCTCGCGATGCAGGCCAAGCCCGGCGAGCGGATCGTCGATCTGTGCGCGGGCGCCGGCGGCAAGACGCTCGCACTCGCCGCGACGATGGCGAATCAGGGCGTGATCCTCGCCTGCGACACCGATCGCAACCGTCTCTCGCGCCTCGCTCCCCGCGCGACCCGCGCAGGCGCGACGATCGTCGAGAGCCGCCTGCTCAACCCGACGCGCGAGATCGAGGCACTGAGCGAATGGGCCGGCCGCGCCGACGGCGTGCTGGTCGATGCACCCTGTTCGGGCACCGGCACATGGCGCCGCAATCCCGAAGCACGCTGGCGGCTCACGCCCGACCGCGTCTCGCGGCTGCAATCGACTCAGCAACAGGTGCTCTCGGTCGCCGCTACACTCGTCAAGCCCGGTGGCGCCTTGGTCTACATCGTCTGCTCGCTGCTCGACGCGGAGGGCACCGACCAGGTGACGTGGTTCCTGAACGCCCATCCCGGCTGGACCACCGAGCCCGTTTCGCTCCCCGCCGGCGCTAAGCACGGTCACGGCGTCCGTCTCGAACCCGGCCGCGACGGCACCGACGGCTTTTTTGTCGCGCGCCTTCGGGCTGCGTGCTAG
- a CDS encoding tetratricopeptide repeat protein yields the protein MRFSSVALAATLTIVCVSTSLSGQRPDAQIDARSMQLLAQGRSLVSAGNFDGATDVLETSVAVDPRNRAAFLLLARVAETRDLPGKAIRLYREALLLEPNDVAALKGQGEALVAKGAVVRAKDNLVKIRTLCKGACPEATQLAAVIAKGPPIATAQVEKTPTAAKD from the coding sequence ATGCGTTTTTCGTCCGTTGCCCTTGCCGCCACGCTGACCATCGTGTGCGTGTCGACCTCGCTCAGCGGGCAGCGTCCCGACGCGCAGATCGACGCGCGCTCGATGCAGCTTCTGGCACAGGGCCGTTCGCTCGTGTCGGCGGGCAATTTCGACGGCGCCACCGACGTGCTGGAGACCTCGGTCGCAGTCGATCCGCGCAACCGCGCCGCGTTCCTGCTGCTCGCGCGCGTCGCCGAGACGCGCGACCTGCCGGGCAAGGCGATCCGTCTGTACCGCGAAGCGCTGCTGCTCGAACCGAACGACGTCGCAGCTTTGAAGGGGCAGGGCGAGGCGCTCGTCGCCAAGGGCGCCGTGGTCCGCGCGAAGGACAATCTCGTGAAGATCCGGACGCTCTGCAAGGGTGCCTGTCCGGAGGCGACTCAGCTTGCTGCGGTCATCGCCAAGGGGCCGCCGATCGCGACCGCGCAGGTCGAGAAGACGCCGACCGCCGCCAAGGACTGA